A genomic segment from Candidatus Paceibacterota bacterium encodes:
- a CDS encoding cupin domain-containing protein — translation MDVRNLDEAPAFTTIDGSEIRELLAHRNSAIRHQSLAEARVPVGGSTREHYHANAEEIYYITHGQGRIRIGEELREVRAGDAIAILPGQRHKLWNTGSDTLRLLCCCAPAYEHSDTVLTEL, via the coding sequence ATGGATGTCAGAAATCTCGACGAGGCGCCGGCTTTCACGACGATAGACGGCTCGGAGATTCGCGAGCTGCTGGCGCATCGCAATTCGGCGATTCGCCACCAGAGCCTGGCCGAGGCGCGTGTGCCGGTCGGCGGCAGCACCAGGGAGCACTACCACGCAAACGCGGAGGAGATCTACTACATCACGCATGGCCAGGGCAGGATCCGGATCGGAGAGGAACTGCGCGAGGTCAGGGCGGGTGATGCGATCGCGATTCTCCCGGGCCAGCGGCACAAGCTGTGGAATACGGGCAGTGACACGCTCCGCCTGCTTTGCTGCTGCGCGCCAGCCTACGAGCACAGTGACACGGTGCTCACGGAATTGTGA